GATCTGATGCCCCCGTGGGGATCAATCCCACCCGGAAACAACCGCAAATGGTGTCGATCTTGTCGGCAATACCCAGCAGCGCCCCGGCGATTGATTGGGGCAGCGCGCCGCCTGAATATGTCGGCTGATAATGTTCGCCGATGGCCAGCGCCACGATTTGAGACTCACCACCGATCTGGGCATAAACCCGTCCCATGATGCCTTGCAGTTTGGGAAATTCACCCACGACCTGGCAGACCAGGTCCGATTTGCTTAATAAAGCAGCCCGGCCGACCTTTTCCCGGGTCTCTGAATCCAGACCGGTCTCTTGGGACAAAAAGTCAACCAAACGGATCAGGCGCATGACCTTCTCATAAACGCTTCCCAGCTCGGCCTGAAACAGAACACCGCGCAGCTTTTCGACCCGCGCGTCCATCGATTCCGCCAGATCGCTTTTATAAAAAAAGCGGGCATCTTCAAGCCGGGCTCGCAAGACCCGTTCATGCCCCTTGGCGACCAGATCCATATCTTTTGCTTGGGTGTTGTTGACCGCCACAAAACAGGGCAGCAGCCCTTCCTGTTTGTCGATCACGGCAAAATACTTTTGATGTTCGCGCATGGCCGTAATCAATACCTCCTGGGGAAGCTCTAAAAACTTTTTATCAAAGCGCCCCAGCACTGCCTTGGGAAATTCAACCAGGTTGGTAACAATTTCCACCAACTCTTCGTCGGGCAGGATAGAACCGCCGCTGGCAGCGGCTGCTTTTTCAATTTCGTTCAAAAGCAGCGTTCTGCGTTCAGCCATATCGGCGATGACATGGGCGCGCTGCAGGGCCGTCACATAGGTGTCGGGATCGGCAATTTTAATTTTACCCGGCTGCATAAACCTGTGTCCGGAGGTATAGCGGCCGCTGGTGATATTTCCCAAACGAAAAGAAACAACCTGGTCTCCCCAAAGGGCCAGGATGGAGTGAATCGGTCTTGCGAATAAAATCTTCAAACCGGCCCATCTCATTGTCTTGGGAAAGGGTATCGCCAGAATCGTCCGGGGCAGGATGCGCGTCAGCAGCGTTTTGGTTGAAAGCCCGCGCTCTGCCTTTTTGGCACACAGGTATGACCCCTTGGGTGTTTCCTTGATTATGATCCGGTTGAGGGGAACACCGATTTTTTCGGCAAATTTACAGGCGGCTACGGTGGGGTTGCC
This genomic stretch from Desulfobacterales bacterium harbors:
- the glyS gene encoding glycine--tRNA ligase subunit beta, producing MKPLLIELGTEEIPAGYIRPALDGFAALLQQELDQNRIGYGNVRMFGTPRRIALTVEAVAAKQSALITEVLGPPERIGFDDDGNPTVAACKFAEKIGVPLNRIIIKETPKGSYLCAKKAERGLSTKTLLTRILPRTILAIPFPKTMRWAGLKILFARPIHSILALWGDQVVSFRLGNITSGRYTSGHRFMQPGKIKIADPDTYVTALQRAHVIADMAERRTLLLNEIEKAAAASGGSILPDEELVEIVTNLVEFPKAVLGRFDKKFLELPQEVLITAMREHQKYFAVIDKQEGLLPCFVAVNNTQAKDMDLVAKGHERVLRARLEDARFFYKSDLAESMDARVEKLRGVLFQAELGSVYEKVMRLIRLVDFLSQETGLDSETREKVGRAALLSKSDLVCQVVGEFPKLQGIMGRVYAQIGGESQIVALAIGEHYQPTYSGGALPQSIAGALLGIADKIDTICGCFRVGLIPTGASDPYALRRQGIGIIQIMLSQNLYLSLRQLIEKSLALFADTRDAEFSQTVERVYTFLRDRIAHLLAEGGFSKDVIAAVVSVSVDHVPNVWKRVQALQVLKSEPDFEPLAIAFKRVVNIIKQAGGREIDHGAGAVDVSLFQHDCETSLFAAYKKVKEKVTDHLNQGAFNEALLDIASLRDSVDAFFDGVMVMDEDVRLRANRLALMGQISALFSLFADFSKIST